Within Dysosmobacter sp. Marseille-Q4140, the genomic segment CCCCTGTGAGTAAAACAAATTCCCCGGTTTTTATGGTTAGATTGATATTTCTAATACCTCCGCCGTGGGATTCTTCACCATAAGAAAAAGAAACATTTTGAAAATCTATCATGGCAAAATCCCTCCTGCGGAAATTATCGGGGAAGCAATCGCCCAAAACACTACAAAGCAGCAAAACAAAATCAGCACCACATCGGCAAAATTAAATTTGAGCTGGCAAATGTTTGTGCGTTTAACAGGAGCGCCGAGACCACGGGTAATTGCCGCAGCGGAGAGTTCCTCACCGATTTTCACGGAGCAGGTAATCATCGGGATCAGCTTATACTCCAATATCTTTGAAGATTTTTTCCCTCCAAGCTTAATTCCCCGCATTTTCATAGCATCGCTGATTGCTTCTGACTCCTGAAAAACAGTCGGAAAGAAGCGGAACATGACTGTTAAGGGGATTGTCACTTCTTTAGGCATATGAATTCTTTCCATGCCGGAAATCAATTCACTGACTGTTGTTGTTTTCACAGCATAGGCCGCCATTGCAACGCTGGGAAGAATGCGGCAAAAGAAACCAGTTGTAAACAGCACAAGAAAATTCAATATTCCTGTGAGATGCGGCAGGACAGAGATTTGAACAGCATAAAAAGCAGCAAAAATAACAATGTATCCAACCGCTTTTCCAAATTGTTTGGAAAAAAGCAGTAACAAAGCTGGAATGGCACAAAGAACAAGGCGGAGTAGCCCCATAGCTTCTCCGCCTGTCCCTCCCATGACAAAAATACTGATGATGAAGATGAGCAACAGCTTTGTACGCGGATCAAGCCGCAGGCCTGTTTCTGCTTTTTTGCTGAGTAGAATTTCCCGCGCCATTATGCAATACCAGCACGCTGGAAGTGCTTTTTACAAATGGCCTTTCCAATCAGACCACCAACAATACCAAACACAAAGCAGGCAACCAGCAGAATAGGCGCAATCCACATAGGCATATATGTATTAAGGGTAGCTGCATATTCAGCGCCGTATCCTTCGGTCAGCATTACCATATAGCTTTCACGGTTCAGGAAAATGGGAGCAAAATTGCCAAACACCCAGATGCTGAACACGCCGCAGGAAAGGACTGTACTTTTCGCGCTCTTGTAGTCAGCCTTTTTCAGGATCACATCAGCCAACAGGCCGCCAACGAGACCAGTTGCCATAGTAAGATAGCCGTTGCCGAAGAACACCATAATCAGGCCAATCAGGAAACCCATAATTGCGGTCATCCCAAATTTTTTAGCCTTTGTAACATACAGCATATAGGGAATGCCGCCGATCAAAGGGCACAGCACCGCCATCAGCGGAATAAAAATGGGGATGAAGCCAAGCATCGCCACCAGCATGACAATAACAACATAAATCACAGTGTAAATGCCGATGGTAATAAGGTCTTTGCCTTCCAATCCTTTTTTCGATTTTTCTGAGTTCATACTCATAAAAATGCCTCCTCTACAAACAAATTGGGATGTACGGTTAGCACTGACTAACCGTACATCCCAATTATATTAGTTTCTTGATGCGAGTTCACCCCCTAAACCCGCATATTTTTACCCAAAAACGGTTTTTATGATTTTTATTCAATCTAAGATTTGGGTTTCTCGATAGGTCTTAGGTAGAACACCATATTTTCTTTGAAATGCTGACGAAAAATTGCTTGGCTTTGAATACCCAACAGAAAGTGCAACTTGACCAACAGTCATTTCTGTTTCAGTAAGAAGCTGAGCCGCTTTCTCTAATCGCTGATTGATAATATAACTGTGTACTGGGCTGCCAAAAAGATTAACAAATCCCTTTGTTAATTTGCTTACACTGAGTTGTACCTGTCTACTTAACTCCAGACAAGAAGGCGCATCAGACAAATTGCTGTCAATAATTCTTTTGGCTTCAATTAGGGAAGCACGATCTGTTCTGGATAGGGGCACACTATTGCTTACCAAAATATCAAGTTCCAATACCTCACTTAAATATATGGAGATCAACTCCAGAACTTTTCCATCTAAATAGATATATCCCAGCCCACCACGATATAAAACAAAGTCTTTTAGTTCAGCAAGTAATCGCTCCATTGAAGGCGTGGTTTTTATTTTGGAAACGGAAGAAAACAATTTCTTTTCATATGCGGCAATCTCCTGTTCCTCAAAATAACTATTAAGTAGCTGATTGAAATAGGAGACCGGAATTTTGATGCTTTTGAACGAGAAATTGCTACCTTTTGTATAGCAACTATATTCCATTTCACCTCTGCCCTTGTATATACAGGACTCACCTTTTTGAATACTAACAGCATGTTCACCCTTCATTAAGTTCCACGAAATGCCGTCATTTAAGCAAAAAATAATATGAAGAAATGTTTCATTATTACTACCTTGCACATTCACATCAGATGAATAGCACATTTGCCAGTCAGAAAGTACGACTCCTTGCTTTGTCGTTGTTTGAGTAATCCTCCCCGTCCCCATTTCTGATGGCACATTCATAGAGCAAGTCCTCGGAGAATTTGCAATCATTTCGCTATATAATTTATCGAGAAAATTGTTATCTTTTATCATATCAACACCCACTTTAGCGAGTTGGTTAGTTTATGCTAACCATGATACAACTTTTTTGCTCTCCAGTCAAGATATGGCCAAAATGCGGTCTCCGAATTGTAGTATTAGTAGAGGGTAAATACGAGGGAAGGGTTACGATAGCAAGCACAGCCAGCGAGTACCCACTGGCGGATTTTCGGTTTAGGGGGACCCCTGCCCCTAAACACGAAAATTGCTTGCTGGGATAGTCCCAGACCCTTATAAGAAACGGAGGCGAAGCGGAATGGTAAACAGAAAGCGGAACATCCAGATGAAGTTCTGGGTGACGGAGGAGGAGAAGCGGCTCATCGACGAGAAGATGGCGCAGCTCCCCACAAAGCGGTATGGGGCATATCTGCGGAAGATGGCGATTGACGGATACATCATTCAGGTGGACACCACCGACATCAAGGAGATGACAAAGGCCCTGGGCTCCATCGGCCGGAACATCAATCAAATCGCCAAGAGGGTGAACGCCGGCGGCCCAACCTATCAAGCCGATATGGAGGAGATCCTGGAGAGATTGGAGCAGATATGGCAGTTACAAAGACGCATCCTATTAAGTCAACGCTGAAAGCGGCCATCGACTATATCTGCAATCCAGACAAGACGGACGGGAAGCTGCTGGTGTCCTCCTTCGGCTGCACCGTGGAGACCGCCGATATTGAATTTGCATGGACCCGCCGCCATGCCATCGACAAGGGCACGAACCTGGGCCGGCACCTCATCCAGGCGTTTGAGCCTGGGGAGGTCACGCCGGAGGAGGCCCACCGGATCGGCATGGAGCTGGCGCGGGAGGTCCTGGGGGGAAAATATGAGTTTGTCCTCACCACCCACATAGACAGGGATCACGTCCATAACCACCTGATTTTCAATGCGGTCAGTTTCCAGGATCACCGGCACTACCACTCCAATAAGCGGAGCTACCATGAGATCCGCCGCACCAGCGACCGAATCTGCAAGGAGCATAGCCTGTCCGTCATCGTCCCAGGCCGGGACAAGGGCAAGAGCTACATCGAACACCAGGCGGAACAGAACGGCACCAGCTACAAGGCGAAGCTGCGCTCCGCCATCGACCGGCTCCTGCCCGGCTGCGCCGGCCTGGAGGACCTGCTCCGCCGCCTTCAGCGGGAAGGGTACGAACTGAAACGGGGCAAGTACATCTCCGCCAGGGCACCGGGCCAGGAGCGGTTCACCCGATTGAAGGCCCTGGGCGCCGACTACGCAGAGGAGGCCCTGACCGCCCGGATCGCCGGCAGGCCCAGCCCCTCCCGCCAGCCGAAGCAGCGCACCGGGAAGCCCAGCCTGCTCATCGACATCCAGAACAATATCAAGGCCCAACAGAGCGCCGGTTACAAGCATTGGGCAACCATCGAGAACTTGAAGCGGGCGGCGGAAACGCTGAACTTCCTGACGGAGCATGGCATCGGAAGTTTGGAGGACCTGTCCGAGCGGTGCGACGGGGCGGCAGCCGCCACCGCCAGGGTGAAGGCGGACCTCCGGGCAACGGAGAAGGAGATGGAGCGGCTGACCCTCACCATGAAGCACGCCGCCACCTATCGCCAGCTCCGTCCCCTGTATGAGGAATACCGCCAGTCCAGGGACAAGGAGAAGTTCCTCCGGGGGCATGAGGGCGAAATCATCCTGTTTGAGGCGGCGGCAAGAGAGCTGAAACGCCTGGACGCTGTACCCCTGCCCGCCACCAAACGGCTCCGGGCCGAGATGGACGGGCTCACCGCCAGGCGGACCGCCCTGCAATCGGAATATCGGAAGGCCCAGCGGGAGGAGCGGGAGTACGACACCCTCCGCCAGAATGTGGAGGCCCTGCTGGAAAAGCCAAGGGAAGCCGAACCGCAGAGGCAGCGGAATCACGAACTGGAATAGGTAGGATTGTGCGCTTTGCCGGACTTTTCAAAGGCCCCTGGGCGCGGTCTGATTTTATCTGTATAATGGGAGGCAGGAATGGAGGTGCCGCCAATGACGAGAACCGAGGCCGTTAAGGAATTTTTCAAGAAGGCAGTTTTGCCCGTCGCCATCGCCGGGCTGCTGTACTGCATTTTCAAATCCGCCTGCATCAGGAATGGAGAGCTGGATCTTCTCTGGCTCTGGATACTCTGCGGCCTGCCCTTCGGCATCCATCGGATGTGCGTGTGGATCGTGCCGGGCGGCGACTCCCTGGGCGGCGGCGCCGCCCTGTTTGTTCTGAACTTCGTGATCGGCGGCATCATCGGCGGCTTCGTCCTGGTGTGGCGCCTGCTGGTGGCGGCATGGTATGTGCCCCTCACCATCTACCGCCTGATCGTGGGATATTGAGATGGACAAATGATAGAGAGCCGGCTGGCATTGACCAGCCGGCTCTCCTCATGGTGTCCGCTCCAGAATAAATTTTGTTACCAGATCCGCATACTGTTCCAGCCGCACCATCAGCGCCAGGTGGCCGCCGGTCAGGTCGGTGACCACCGTGGGACTTGGCATCAGGGCGATCAGGTCCTCCCGGCAGGCCGGGGTGAAGGTGGTGTCGTCCTCGGACAAAATCAGCAGCACCCGCCCCTCCCACGGGGCAAAATCATTGCGGGTCATGCCAAAGTAGTGTTCTGCGTCACAGAGAAAGTCAATCATGTGCTGTTCATAGGGCTTGGTGAGCAGTTCCATCATAGCGCCGCACAGTTCCTCCATAGCGGCCTTTTCCTGGGCTGTAAAGCCATCGGTTTTCTTTTTCATCACCGCCCATCTCATCATCCGCTTGATGAGCGGAAACGGCAGGAAGGCAAGCCATTTTTTGAACTTCCGCTGGCTTTCGATTATCTTCATCAGATCCTGATACCCGGCCTTGCTCATGCTGCCGGACAGCGAGCAGGTGTTGGAGAGGACCAGCCCCTCCACCACTTCCGGGTGGCGGGAGGCGATGACCTGGGCCACTACGCCGCCCAGGGACTGTCCCACCAGCCAGACCTTTTCCTTCAGGTGGCGGAGTAGTTCAGCCACGGCATCGGCAAACTCGCCGTTGTCCCCGAACTGGAGCTGATAGTCAAAGGTCAGCACCGAAAAATCCCTGGCGAACCGGGCAAAGTGCTTATAAAACAGGTCGGACAGCCCAATGCCGCCCGTGAGCAGGACCAGCGTGGCTTTGGCCTGGGGATTTTGATAGTAGCGATAGGTAAAGAGTTTCCCGCTGCTGACCGTGAAGGCAGCGGTTGGATAAACCCGGCGAAATTCTGCAAGTGTCATGGAACTCCTCCTTTCAGATCCAGGTGAGCAGATACCCGTTGATTAAAGCAACAGCCAAAAACAGAAGAACTCCCCGCAGGAAAGCGTAAAAGTGTTTGCGGGGGTCCGCATATAATTCCGGACTTTCCTCGGTGCCGGAAAACCGCACCCGTTTTGTGTGCCGCCACCAAAGCAGGTCGATCACCAAAAAATCAAACAGATTCAGCGCCTGTCCTAAAAGCAGAGTGTTCAAAAAGTTGCCTGCAAAATATTCCTGCCGGGTGAGAAGCCCCATCGCAAACAGGAGCGCAGTAAACAAAAGCAGATTTCCAGCGAAGATGGCCGCAGGACCTCGCTGCCGAATATTTCCTGATAGCTCCGGGCGGGCTTTCACAATCTTCTGTACCTCGTCCGGGTAAGTAGAAAAATTACGGATGTTTTTCTCGTCGCTCCCGGTGCCCAGCCAGCAAAAAGCCCAAAACAAGGAACACAGGAGCATACCCTCTGCCAGCAGCATTTGAACCATCTTCCATCTCCCGATTTCTATTTTCCCTGCCGTTCTTTGTCCCAACGGGAACCCTTTTTGCAGATATAAAAGTCACAGCAGTCACCGCCGGCCGCCAGCGTTTTGGTACGGTAGAGCCGCCCACCCATCCAGTCGACGGACATCGTGTCCAGAGCGCATAGATAGGGAACCAGATGAGGAAGGCCCTCCTGTCGGCCCAGGGCACACAGACCGCACTGGTGGTAAAGGATCGTATATTCCTCTGCATCCCGGCCGAAGATGACCTCGGCATTCCACTGAAAGGGGTTCCTATCTGCATCCGCCAAAGATGCAGTCGCTGCTCGCTTATATTGAGCCTTCAAAGTAAATGCAGTCTTGGCTTTGCCCCGGAAGGCAGCCACAACCAGAGGAGAACGCATACTGGCACTTACCATGCCCTCAAAGCGCTTTTCACTCATTTTTTCTTCTGCCGCCTTATAGATAGACAGCCATAGAATTCCACCAGTCAGGCAGACCCGCAACGGGTTTTCCATCATGGAGCCAATATCCGGGGTACGGGATACCATTTGCCGGTAAATCTGCTTAGAGAGCTGCTTCAACGCAGAAATATCCCATCCCAACTCCTGCCTTGCCAGATACCGAAATGCGGCAGGAGCGATGGCAGCCCACATCAGCCTTTCACAATATGTATAGGTCATGACAAACCTCCGTCTTACTTCCGCCCCACCAGCATCCGGGAGTCGCCCAGCATCATCATGCCCGCCCGCCGGCGGGAGCCGAAGACCTCCGTGGCCGTGTCGATGAGGCGCACGTCCTCATAGCCCATGTCCCGCAGCTTTTGGACAAAGGCATCCATGTCCCCGTACATTTTTGGCTTCATGTCATCGTTGAGCGCAAAGACGCCGCCCTTTTTCAGCACCCGCAGGGTCTCCAACAGCAGAGCCTGCTTGTCCGCACCCATTACATTGTGGTAGACATAGTTGCTCACCACGGCGTCGAAACTCTCATCAGGGAAATCCAGCTTGTTGGCATCCCCGTGCCGGAACGCACACCTGAAGCCGACGCCCTCGCTCTCGGCATTTTTCTCGCACATGGCCTGACCATAGCCGTAGGCCACACCCCAATAGTCCATGCCGGTGATTTGGGCGTCCGGCCAGGTGAGAGCCGCCCGTATGCTCAGTGCGCCGGAGCCGCATCCAACCTCCAGAAGTTGTCCCTGCCCGTCAAAATCCAGATGGGAGAGGACGACCTGATGGACCCGCTCCATCATTCCTCCGCCGCCGAAAGCGTACTGTTTCCGTATCCATGCACACCAGATCAGCAGGGCAAGCAGCGCCGCTGCGGCAACAGAGAACAGGATGCCGAGCGCGGCAATATGAAACATGGAAAAGGATAGCGCTGCCAGCACCGCCGACAGGGTCAACAGCCCACCGATCATGTAAAAAACCGGGTTAGACATCCAGCTTCCGTAGTCCTCGCCGTGGGTGCCGAGTCGGATTATTTTTTGTTGCTTTTGATGTTGTTTCATTTGAACCATCTCCTATCCTATCTTTTGCAATAACAGCCCCAATCCCGCCTGAGCCGCCGCCATGAGCGGGCACAGCAGCAGCGGCCATTGGAGCAGGTGCTCTGGCAGCGCATAGCCCTTCATCCAGTCTGTGAACTCATAGCCGGGATGTCCCTCTGTACCAGGGATCACAAAACGGTCTTTCGCTTTTTTCTGGATCAGCCACACATCCAGAAAAAGAAGATCGCCTATGTTGATCATCATCCACTGGATGTATCCCATCAGGGATAGACTCCAGAATCCGGTTGTCCCTCCCTCCACAGCGCTGACCGCACCATAAAGAAGGAGGGGCAGCAGCTCTCCGAAGCAGATCCAAAGCCGGTAAAAACGGTTTTCGGCCTTTGTCGGCGGATCTTTTGCCGCCTTGATGATGGCGGGCGGATAGCAGGGAAACATCAGCCGGGGCCTATACAGCGCCACCGCCGCGGCGAACAGGTTAAAATAGGCCGCCATGGCAATCCCGTCCAGGATGGTGCGTGTCCAATTCACATATAGCCCCCTTTCACTTGTAAGTAATCATAAGGTTAGCAATAACTAACTGATATGTATTCAGTATACCTTATCCCGCGTGAAAAAGCAATGCACCATTGATGCCTTCCTGCGATTTTGCACTATGGAAATGTGGAAAACGGCTGCTCCGCCGATGGAAAGCAGATATTCACGGCCCGATGGAAAAGCCGCCGGCTTTCCCACAGCCCGCAAACATCGTTTCCCACAGTTCCGCAAGCATGACCGTTTACGCACATTCCCACAGCGCCTACTACGGCGAATATCCTTCCCGTCCGATCCTGATTGAAAGAGAAAAAAGAGAACAAAAAAAGAAGCGGGAGCGTCACCCTCGGCCTAAACCGAAGGCGGCGCTCCCGCTTTGTTATGGAAAAGTGTTCAAAACAGTCTCTTTGTCCCCCCTCAAATCAGAGGGTGAGGACTACATGGGAAATCATAAGGGCGGCTCCCGGAAAAGCCGCCACAGGCGATTTTTCAGCCCGTTTTCAACCCCTATTCCCGCACTTTTTTGAGCGTGCGGACTGGTAATGAGGGCAGGAGATAAGAACCGCCCGGAAGCTCTGCTTGCAGGGATGGACACAGCCCTTGCAAATCTTGTTGTACCTGCGGCGGCCGTTCTCCCCGAGGAAGAAGGACCATTCCAGCCGCCACTTCTTGCTCCGGCTCACAGGTCATGCTCCGGGGGCTTCTTCTGCTGGGCCCTGTCCGGGGGCTTGCGCTCGCCGCACTCCCGTTTGGCCTCCGCCAGCCGCTCCCGGATGGAAGGGCGCTTCTCCGGGGCGCCCCTATGCGCTTCGCCCTGGGCCTTCTCCTGCTCCTCACCTTTGCGGCCGTTGTTCAGCACCCCGTCGATCATCCCGTAGTCGTCCTCCAGGGTCATCTCGGCGGTGCGGAGCGGGTTCTCCGGCTCCGCTGGCAGGGCGATGATCTGCCCGTTCAGGCTGATGAACTGCTCCGGCTGCTTGAAGTGCTCCGTGTATTTCTGCACCTGCTCCGGGGTCAGGGAGTTGAAGCTGTCCTCACTCAGCCCCACCACCAGGAAGGTGCCGGCCATGACGTCGTAAATCTCCCCATGCTCGTCCCGCAGGCTCCGGTTCAGCTCCAGGCCGATGAGCTTGCCCTCATCGTTGCAGACCAGTCCCACCGGGTCGGAGAAGGGATAGGAGGCGGCAATGTCGCCGCCCACTTCCGCCTGTAACGAGTGGAGGCCGGGGTCGATCTCCTTCACACAGGGCTCCTTCATGGGCTCCACCACCAGGACGGTCATCTTCTCCGGGGCGGCGTGCTCCTGGGCCTCCTCGCTGCGGATAGCGAAGGCGCGGGAACCGTTGCCCATGATGAGGTACTTCCCATCGTCAGACTGATGGTGGAAGCCGTACCCGGCCGCCTCCATCTGCTCCCGGCTCATATCCGTCACATAGAAGGTGCCCCTGGGAGTCCGCACCGTTTCGCCGGTCTCCCGGTCATCCGGGGAGGGCGCCGGGGTCTGTCCGGCCAGCTCCGCCTCATACTCCCGGCCCGCCTGCTCCGCAAAGGCCAGCATCTCGTCCACATGGGACTTGTCCGGGTCCTCCAATGCCGCTTTGATTACAGCCGGATCAAAGTCAAGAAATTCCTCATAGCCGGTGGCGTCTTTGAATTTCTCAATCTCCGAAGGGAGATAGTCCTCCTGGGTCTGCCCCAGGGCGGCCAGCTTCTCATCCAGGGCGGAAATGCGGCCGGCCATCAGATTTTCGTAGATCTCCTCCTTGGCCGCGTGCTCCTCCGGGTGCTCGGCGGCATACTGCGGGTCGTGCTGGCGGAAGAACTCGTCCATATCGTAGGCGATGTCCATCGCCCATTCGGATTTTTCCTCCTCGGTCAGCTCCTCCGCGTCCTGGAAGGTCATCACCCGGTATTCCTCC encodes:
- a CDS encoding energy-coupling factor transporter transmembrane protein EcfT, yielding MAREILLSKKAETGLRLDPRTKLLLIFIISIFVMGGTGGEAMGLLRLVLCAIPALLLLFSKQFGKAVGYIVIFAAFYAVQISVLPHLTGILNFLVLFTTGFFCRILPSVAMAAYAVKTTTVSELISGMERIHMPKEVTIPLTVMFRFFPTVFQESEAISDAMKMRGIKLGGKKSSKILEYKLIPMITCSVKIGEELSAAAITRGLGAPVKRTNICQLKFNFADVVLILFCCFVVFWAIASPIISAGGILP
- a CDS encoding MptD family putative ECF transporter S component, producing the protein MNSEKSKKGLEGKDLITIGIYTVIYVVIVMLVAMLGFIPIFIPLMAVLCPLIGGIPYMLYVTKAKKFGMTAIMGFLIGLIMVFFGNGYLTMATGLVGGLLADVILKKADYKSAKSTVLSCGVFSIWVFGNFAPIFLNRESYMVMLTEGYGAEYAATLNTYMPMWIAPILLVACFVFGIVGGLIGKAICKKHFQRAGIA
- a CDS encoding helix-turn-helix transcriptional regulator, which encodes MIKDNNFLDKLYSEMIANSPRTCSMNVPSEMGTGRITQTTTKQGVVLSDWQMCYSSDVNVQGSNNETFLHIIFCLNDGISWNLMKGEHAVSIQKGESCIYKGRGEMEYSCYTKGSNFSFKSIKIPVSYFNQLLNSYFEEQEIAAYEKKLFSSVSKIKTTPSMERLLAELKDFVLYRGGLGYIYLDGKVLELISIYLSEVLELDILVSNSVPLSRTDRASLIEAKRIIDSNLSDAPSCLELSRQVQLSVSKLTKGFVNLFGSPVHSYIINQRLEKAAQLLTETEMTVGQVALSVGYSKPSNFSSAFQRKYGVLPKTYRETQILD
- the mobC gene encoding plasmid mobilization relaxosome protein MobC — translated: MVNRKRNIQMKFWVTEEEKRLIDEKMAQLPTKRYGAYLRKMAIDGYIIQVDTTDIKEMTKALGSIGRNINQIAKRVNAGGPTYQADMEEILERLEQIWQLQRRILLSQR
- a CDS encoding relaxase/mobilization nuclease domain-containing protein, coding for MAVTKTHPIKSTLKAAIDYICNPDKTDGKLLVSSFGCTVETADIEFAWTRRHAIDKGTNLGRHLIQAFEPGEVTPEEAHRIGMELAREVLGGKYEFVLTTHIDRDHVHNHLIFNAVSFQDHRHYHSNKRSYHEIRRTSDRICKEHSLSVIVPGRDKGKSYIEHQAEQNGTSYKAKLRSAIDRLLPGCAGLEDLLRRLQREGYELKRGKYISARAPGQERFTRLKALGADYAEEALTARIAGRPSPSRQPKQRTGKPSLLIDIQNNIKAQQSAGYKHWATIENLKRAAETLNFLTEHGIGSLEDLSERCDGAAAATARVKADLRATEKEMERLTLTMKHAATYRQLRPLYEEYRQSRDKEKFLRGHEGEIILFEAAARELKRLDAVPLPATKRLRAEMDGLTARRTALQSEYRKAQREEREYDTLRQNVEALLEKPREAEPQRQRNHELE
- a CDS encoding alpha/beta hydrolase; amino-acid sequence: MTLAEFRRVYPTAAFTVSSGKLFTYRYYQNPQAKATLVLLTGGIGLSDLFYKHFARFARDFSVLTFDYQLQFGDNGEFADAVAELLRHLKEKVWLVGQSLGGVVAQVIASRHPEVVEGLVLSNTCSLSGSMSKAGYQDLMKIIESQRKFKKWLAFLPFPLIKRMMRWAVMKKKTDGFTAQEKAAMEELCGAMMELLTKPYEQHMIDFLCDAEHYFGMTRNDFAPWEGRVLLILSEDDTTFTPACREDLIALMPSPTVVTDLTGGHLALMVRLEQYADLVTKFILERTP
- a CDS encoding ABC transporter permease, whose product is MVQMLLAEGMLLCSLFWAFCWLGTGSDEKNIRNFSTYPDEVQKIVKARPELSGNIRQRGPAAIFAGNLLLFTALLFAMGLLTRQEYFAGNFLNTLLLGQALNLFDFLVIDLLWWRHTKRVRFSGTEESPELYADPRKHFYAFLRGVLLFLAVALINGYLLTWI
- a CDS encoding L-2-amino-thiazoline-4-carboxylic acid hydrolase, which gives rise to MTYTYCERLMWAAIAPAAFRYLARQELGWDISALKQLSKQIYRQMVSRTPDIGSMMENPLRVCLTGGILWLSIYKAAEEKMSEKRFEGMVSASMRSPLVVAAFRGKAKTAFTLKAQYKRAATASLADADRNPFQWNAEVIFGRDAEEYTILYHQCGLCALGRQEGLPHLVPYLCALDTMSVDWMGGRLYRTKTLAAGGDCCDFYICKKGSRWDKERQGK
- a CDS encoding methyltransferase domain-containing protein; translated protein: MKQHQKQQKIIRLGTHGEDYGSWMSNPVFYMIGGLLTLSAVLAALSFSMFHIAALGILFSVAAAALLALLIWCAWIRKQYAFGGGGMMERVHQVVLSHLDFDGQGQLLEVGCGSGALSIRAALTWPDAQITGMDYWGVAYGYGQAMCEKNAESEGVGFRCAFRHGDANKLDFPDESFDAVVSNYVYHNVMGADKQALLLETLRVLKKGGVFALNDDMKPKMYGDMDAFVQKLRDMGYEDVRLIDTATEVFGSRRRAGMMMLGDSRMLVGRK
- a CDS encoding antirestriction protein ArdA, with the translated sequence MPHYEYDKDYPFAAFITNLGKYNEGDLVGEWVKFPTTPEEMQKVFERIGIGQKDDFGQPYEEWFITDYDCYVDGLYDKLGEYENLDELNYLASKLDEMSQGEYEQFQAAMEIGDHSGSLQEIINLTENLDCYDIYPDIHDHDDLGRYYIEELDAMQVPEHLRNYIDYEAYGRDVALEEGGEFTDLGYVRDTGSSFHEYYDGEHGSIPEEYRVMTFQDAEELTEEEKSEWAMDIAYDMDEFFRQHDPQYAAEHPEEHAAKEEIYENLMAGRISALDEKLAALGQTQEDYLPSEIEKFKDATGYEEFLDFDPAVIKAALEDPDKSHVDEMLAFAEQAGREYEAELAGQTPAPSPDDRETGETVRTPRGTFYVTDMSREQMEAAGYGFHHQSDDGKYLIMGNGSRAFAIRSEEAQEHAAPEKMTVLVVEPMKEPCVKEIDPGLHSLQAEVGGDIAASYPFSDPVGLVCNDEGKLIGLELNRSLRDEHGEIYDVMAGTFLVVGLSEDSFNSLTPEQVQKYTEHFKQPEQFISLNGQIIALPAEPENPLRTAEMTLEDDYGMIDGVLNNGRKGEEQEKAQGEAHRGAPEKRPSIRERLAEAKRECGERKPPDRAQQKKPPEHDL